From a region of the Fibrobacter sp. UWB2 genome:
- a CDS encoding response regulator, giving the protein MSPKGEKSGYDYEMYRGLSRYANLNFQFVGFDKSWDDMLKMLENGEIDMVSPATRTKELEERFAFSRPVGLYPDYIILRKSDSSLLAEIDQAIREMDLTEPAWKNQLYRKHFGEDALDVSALSARELAFLQDFRSKDKMLKVTVRDAVFPYAYIDQGVPRGILLDIFAEVALHNGLKYEFVKTYDTKKPLIVLDGSYGMKGGDESWVFTPQYLHEQVLAGYDSLLYGMRVAVPREYPRELASILTKGILSIPPNVVRAKITKYAGFRMPDYAGELMHEQSRIAVVFGSILGLLGIVLVGSLVWIAFRRKLKNREDELDSRLREANAFAAEAKEAKSKFLLNMSHDIRTPMNAIIGYTERAERHIDNRADILDALRKIRMSGGYLLQLIEEVLDMAKIESGQITLKERMVNLTSYMAELCESCEPMMKQKNISFIWEFSEVKNKFVMANVNALRQILYNIISNSQKFTTYGGRVMFTIEERPCQVDGYAVFDFEISDNGLGMSHAFLEHIYDEFAREQSSTQSGVMGTGLGMTIVKRLADMMGAEIDIQSEIGLGTTVHVRTQFKIATENDVDPVTVNTAYDEDCLKEKRILLVEDNEFNREIAQDLLHDHQMIVEVAENGLEAVTKVCDHAPDYYDCILMDVQMPVMDGYEATRAIRKTYPHARIPIIALSANAFEEDRQKSLAAGMDEHLAKPFVVAKVLSTMCSLMQRKVNVS; this is encoded by the coding sequence ATGTCCCCAAAGGGTGAAAAGAGCGGGTACGACTATGAAATGTACCGGGGGCTTTCCCGCTACGCGAATTTGAACTTCCAATTCGTCGGTTTCGATAAGTCGTGGGACGACATGCTGAAGATGCTTGAAAATGGTGAAATCGATATGGTTTCTCCGGCGACTCGGACTAAGGAACTAGAAGAACGTTTTGCCTTTTCTAGGCCCGTTGGACTGTATCCGGATTACATCATCCTCCGGAAGTCAGACTCGTCTCTGCTTGCTGAAATCGACCAAGCTATTCGCGAGATGGACCTGACGGAACCGGCATGGAAAAATCAGCTGTATCGCAAGCATTTTGGCGAGGACGCCTTGGATGTGTCTGCCCTTTCGGCTCGCGAGCTTGCCTTTTTGCAGGATTTCCGCAGCAAGGATAAAATGCTCAAGGTGACGGTCCGCGATGCCGTGTTCCCGTATGCCTATATCGATCAGGGCGTCCCGCGTGGAATCCTGCTTGACATCTTTGCCGAAGTTGCGCTCCATAATGGGCTCAAATATGAATTTGTCAAGACTTACGATACAAAGAAGCCTTTAATTGTGCTTGATGGATCTTACGGTATGAAAGGCGGTGATGAATCCTGGGTGTTTACGCCGCAGTACTTGCACGAACAGGTCCTTGCGGGTTATGATAGCCTGCTGTATGGGATGCGCGTTGCCGTTCCTCGTGAATATCCGCGTGAACTTGCGTCCATTTTGACAAAGGGTATTCTCTCCATCCCGCCGAATGTCGTCCGTGCGAAAATTACGAAGTATGCCGGTTTCCGCATGCCCGATTATGCCGGTGAACTCATGCATGAACAATCCCGTATCGCAGTTGTCTTTGGTTCTATTCTAGGGCTTCTCGGGATTGTGCTTGTAGGCTCCCTGGTGTGGATTGCGTTTAGGCGCAAGCTGAAAAACCGTGAGGATGAACTGGACTCTAGATTGCGTGAGGCGAACGCCTTTGCCGCCGAGGCAAAAGAGGCCAAATCGAAGTTTTTGCTCAACATGAGCCACGATATCCGAACTCCGATGAATGCGATTATCGGTTATACAGAAAGGGCGGAACGCCATATCGACAACCGCGCAGATATATTGGATGCGCTTCGGAAAATCCGTATGTCGGGTGGTTACTTGCTCCAGCTGATAGAAGAAGTTCTGGACATGGCAAAAATCGAGTCGGGCCAGATTACGCTTAAGGAGCGCATGGTGAATCTCACCTCGTACATGGCAGAACTTTGCGAATCTTGCGAACCCATGATGAAACAGAAGAATATTTCGTTCATATGGGAATTTTCAGAAGTGAAGAACAAGTTTGTCATGGCGAATGTGAACGCCCTCCGTCAAATTTTATACAACATTATTTCCAATTCGCAGAAGTTCACGACGTACGGTGGCCGCGTTATGTTTACCATTGAAGAACGCCCCTGCCAAGTGGATGGCTATGCCGTTTTTGATTTTGAAATCAGCGATAATGGACTTGGTATGTCCCATGCGTTCCTGGAACATATTTACGACGAATTTGCCCGCGAGCAGTCCTCGACTCAGAGCGGCGTGATGGGGACTGGGCTTGGCATGACTATCGTAAAGCGCCTTGCCGACATGATGGGGGCCGAAATTGATATCCAGAGCGAAATTGGCCTTGGAACAACGGTCCATGTGCGTACGCAATTCAAGATTGCAACCGAGAACGATGTAGACCCGGTCACTGTGAACACCGCCTACGATGAAGATTGCTTAAAGGAAAAGCGTATATTGCTTGTCGAAGATAACGAGTTCAACAGGGAAATTGCGCAGGACTTGTTGCATGACCACCAGATGATTGTGGAAGTTGCAGAAAATGGGCTTGAGGCCGTGACGAAAGTTTGCGACCATGCTCCGGATTACTATGACTGCATTTTGATGGATGTTCAGATGCCCGTGATGGATGGCTACGAGGCGACTCGTGCTATCCGAAAGACCTATCCCCATGCGCGCATCCCCATTATTGCGCTATCGGCAAATGCGTTTGAAGAGGATCGGCAAAAGTCCCTTGCCGCCGGAATGGACGAACATCTGGCAAAACCGTTTGTCGTTGCAAAGGTCCTTTCCACAATGTGTTCCTTAATGCAAAGAAAAGTTAACGTAAGTTGA
- a CDS encoding HD-GYP domain-containing protein has translation MDEKRPLILIVDDVAMNRALLSDVLSDKYNIIEAENGNEALLLLRERTSEISLVLLDMVMPEKDGMEVLAIMNKNGWINEIPVIMISGETAHALIEGAYMLGVTDFIGRPFDEMVLKNRVNNTIRLYKKQKSLSDLVLNQIYEKTRNNSMMVTMLSHIVEFRNGESGMHVLHINTITEMLLRELLHRTKKYTINKNDIGVICTASSMHDIGKITIPDEILNKPGKLTPEEFNIMKGHTVNCAQMLNAVPVGKDEPLMKYAYEICRWHHERWDGRGYPDGLKGDEIPIAAQIVSIADVYDALTSERCYKHAFTHEKALEMIHNNECGVFNPLLIECLDAIADKLVISLQTFDWSKQADKDFFYIADAMMNDQKHPIYNQAFRQFIDERKKSHFFETTLDGILFEYTFNPAVMKLTTKAATKLGLPRTIVDDYKPGDDTHGAAENLEKIKKILKRHSAPKDKPFLIKQTFNIDGKSTPCNVKVLQIWAKGQNEAPVLASVYGHIDVIH, from the coding sequence ATGGATGAAAAACGTCCGCTTATACTGATTGTTGACGATGTGGCCATGAACAGAGCCCTGTTATCCGACGTACTCAGTGATAAGTACAATATCATCGAAGCGGAAAACGGCAACGAAGCGTTGCTTTTGCTTAGGGAGCGGACATCCGAAATTTCGCTTGTGCTCCTCGACATGGTGATGCCCGAAAAAGACGGCATGGAAGTCCTTGCCATCATGAACAAGAACGGATGGATTAACGAGATTCCGGTCATCATGATTTCTGGGGAAACAGCACACGCGCTCATCGAAGGCGCCTACATGCTCGGCGTCACGGACTTTATCGGACGCCCGTTCGACGAAATGGTGCTCAAGAACCGCGTGAACAATACCATCCGCCTCTATAAAAAGCAAAAGAGCCTTTCGGACCTCGTCTTAAACCAGATTTACGAAAAGACCCGCAACAATAGCATGATGGTGACCATGCTGAGCCACATCGTGGAATTCAGAAACGGCGAAAGCGGCATGCACGTGCTGCATATCAACACCATCACCGAAATGCTTTTGCGCGAGCTTTTGCACCGTACCAAAAAGTACACCATAAACAAGAATGATATCGGCGTCATCTGTACGGCATCATCCATGCACGATATCGGAAAAATTACTATCCCCGACGAGATTTTGAACAAGCCCGGCAAGCTTACGCCCGAAGAGTTCAACATCATGAAGGGACACACCGTCAACTGCGCCCAGATGCTCAACGCCGTGCCCGTCGGAAAAGACGAGCCGCTGATGAAATACGCCTACGAGATTTGCCGCTGGCATCACGAACGCTGGGATGGCCGCGGCTACCCCGATGGCCTCAAAGGGGACGAAATCCCCATAGCCGCACAAATCGTTTCGATTGCTGACGTTTACGATGCGCTCACGAGCGAACGCTGCTACAAGCATGCCTTCACTCACGAGAAAGCGCTCGAGATGATCCACAACAACGAATGCGGCGTATTCAACCCGCTTTTGATTGAATGCCTCGATGCCATTGCAGACAAGCTCGTCATCTCGCTACAGACTTTTGACTGGAGCAAGCAGGCCGATAAGGACTTTTTCTACATCGCAGACGCCATGATGAACGACCAGAAGCACCCCATTTACAACCAGGCCTTCAGGCAGTTCATCGACGAGCGCAAAAAGAGCCACTTCTTCGAAACGACTCTGGACGGAATTCTTTTTGAATACACATTTAACCCGGCCGTGATGAAGCTTACCACGAAAGCCGCTACAAAGCTTGGGCTCCCGCGAACAATCGTCGACGATTACAAGCCAGGCGATGACACACATGGTGCCGCCGAAAACCTTGAAAAAATCAAGAAGATTTTGAAGCGCCATTCGGCGCCCAAGGATAAGCCGTTCCTTATCAAGCAAACATTCAACATCGACGGCAAGAGCACTCCCTGCAATGTCAAGGTGCTCCAAATTTGGGCCAAAGGCCAAAACGAAGCTCCCGTGCTCGCCTCTGTTTACGGGCACATCGACGTTATACACTAA
- a CDS encoding Hpt domain-containing protein has translation MTLSEFYSSLGESLDEVLERLRMESRVAKYLGLFLNDPSFSELKAAFAANDAKTAFRAAHTLKGVAANLGLNKLSASSSELTEDLRPEAFTANSQALLEKVEADYVAAVAGIKQLS, from the coding sequence ATGACACTTTCTGAATTTTACAGCTCTCTCGGTGAATCATTAGACGAAGTTCTTGAAAGACTCCGCATGGAATCTCGTGTAGCAAAGTACTTGGGACTTTTTTTGAATGATCCGAGTTTCAGTGAACTCAAGGCCGCCTTTGCAGCAAATGACGCGAAGACGGCATTCCGCGCTGCGCACACGCTTAAGGGCGTTGCTGCCAATCTCGGGCTGAACAAGCTCTCTGCATCGAGCAGCGAACTCACTGAAGACTTGCGCCCGGAAGCATTCACTGCCAACTCGCAGGCGCTCCTGGAAAAAGTCGAAGCAGACTACGTTGCAGCAGTGGCTGGAATCAAGCAACTTTCTTAA